The Austwickia sp. genome includes a region encoding these proteins:
- a CDS encoding transposase: MHATGPCQVASWDITAFLGPRRGHYYYGFMMIDIFSRLMPAARSYPGPREEYVEEFITACIEGFAGVIPAMIHSDNGSAMIAGTVTDLYERLGITRSLSRPRVSNDNPYSEALFKTTKYCPAYPGSFDSIKESQEFLDDLREYYNNHHYHSGLKFYTPASVHNGTWPHIQYLRQQTLNAAYATNPHRFTRSPLAPAPPAEAWINQPPATSPPPTPRRHRHRNPDQWSHRR, from the coding sequence TTGCACGCGACCGGACCGTGCCAGGTCGCTTCTTGGGACATCACTGCATTCCTTGGTCCCCGCCGCGGCCACTACTACTACGGATTCATGATGATCGACATCTTTTCCCGACTGATGCCCGCCGCACGGTCATACCCCGGGCCCCGGGAAGAGTACGTCGAGGAATTCATCACAGCCTGCATCGAAGGATTCGCCGGTGTCATTCCAGCGATGATTCACTCAGACAACGGTTCCGCGATGATCGCAGGAACTGTCACTGATCTCTACGAACGGCTCGGGATCACCCGGTCGTTGTCCCGGCCGCGTGTCTCGAACGACAACCCGTACTCCGAAGCGCTGTTCAAGACCACGAAATACTGCCCGGCCTATCCCGGTTCCTTCGACTCCATCAAGGAGTCACAAGAATTCCTCGACGACCTCCGAGAATACTACAACAACCACCACTACCATTCCGGGTTGAAGTTCTACACACCGGCCAGCGTGCACAACGGCACCTGGCCCCACATCCAATACCTGCGCCAACAAACACTGAACGCCGCATACGCCACCAATCCGCACCGATTTACCCGGTCACCCCTCGCGCCAGCACCTCCCGCCGAGGCCTGGATCAACCAGCCCCCCGCCACATCACCACCACCGACCCCAAGGAGACACAGACACAGAAATCCTGACCAGTGGTCTCACCGCCGTTGA
- a CDS encoding glycosyltransferase, which yields MTLPSHEFIAQLRLDPGDWWSTIATHRVTLPVFPELGARFPLAVAGVIVWAIWLYRFILSHRARPIVTDHRGTTSVVVPSYHEDPDILMACLDTWLEQDPDEVIIVLDVADTVAYGRIVERADPRVRPVLFRHAGKRSALGVGIRLARFDLLVLVDSDTRWLPGLLEAVQMPFADPDVGAVSTRQNVYQRESSVWRRVADWLVNLRYLDYVPAMGAAGAVACVSGRTGVYRRDVVLPVLANLEDEFFLGKRCVSGDDGRLTWLVLASGYKAVHQSTAHALSMFPDTFQAFVKQPSVPAWGETTRFESCVGPWRARPVRTCHDHDSGRPSGPACSPPASRVHSCPKG from the coding sequence ATGACCCTGCCGTCACACGAGTTCATCGCGCAACTGCGTCTGGACCCCGGTGACTGGTGGTCAACGATAGCGACGCATCGAGTGACATTGCCGGTTTTCCCTGAACTTGGAGCGCGCTTTCCGCTTGCCGTGGCGGGCGTGATCGTGTGGGCCATCTGGCTCTATCGCTTCATCCTGTCCCACCGGGCCAGGCCGATCGTGACCGACCACCGGGGGACGACCTCGGTCGTGGTGCCGTCCTACCACGAGGACCCCGACATCCTCATGGCCTGCTTGGATACGTGGCTCGAGCAGGATCCGGACGAGGTCATCATCGTGCTCGACGTCGCCGACACGGTCGCCTACGGGCGCATCGTCGAACGCGCCGACCCGCGCGTCCGCCCCGTGCTGTTCCGGCACGCCGGCAAGCGCTCGGCGCTCGGGGTCGGCATCCGCCTGGCTAGGTTCGACCTGCTGGTCCTCGTGGACTCGGACACCCGATGGTTGCCGGGGCTCCTCGAGGCGGTCCAGATGCCGTTCGCCGACCCGGACGTGGGCGCGGTGAGCACGCGGCAGAACGTCTACCAGCGCGAAAGCAGCGTCTGGCGGCGGGTGGCGGACTGGCTGGTCAACCTCCGCTATCTCGACTACGTGCCCGCCATGGGCGCGGCGGGGGCCGTCGCGTGCGTGTCCGGGCGGACGGGTGTCTACCGGCGGGACGTGGTCCTGCCCGTCCTGGCGAACCTTGAGGACGAGTTCTTCCTGGGCAAGCGGTGCGTCTCGGGCGACGACGGGCGGCTGACCTGGCTCGTGTTGGCCTCCGGCTACAAGGCGGTGCACCAGAGCACCGCGCACGCGCTGTCGATGTTCCCGGATACCTTCCAGGCCTTCGTGAAGCAGCCCTCCGTGCCAGCCTGGGGTGAGACCACTCGGTTCGAAAGTTGTGTAGGACCGTGGAGGGCACGACCCGTGAGGACTTGCCATGACCATGACTCAGGCCGACCGTCCGGCCCAGCCTGCTCGCCCCCAGCGTCGCGTGTTCACAGCTGCCCAAAAGGCTGA